The stretch of DNA GTAGGTTAGCGCCGGAGAGCAGTCGCGGGAGCGGGAAATCGCGAAAAAAAGAGTGCACTTCGCACACGCACGGAAGAGAATTCGAACTTGTCTCGCAACTCAAAAAGACACGCAACCGTTCACAACGGCAGTTCGATTCGGAATGATGGCTGCGCCAAACACTAGCGGCCACTTTTATACCCACTCGAGGGTTGAGTTCTTCTTTCCTCTCTTGCTTTTTCTATTCTTCCGTGGCTTCCGATTGGTTGCCTGCATCGATATGAGCATATAAAAGAGGACTGCCTGGTTTTTTGACCCTCATTCTGTCGCTGCGTTTCAACTGATCCGTTTGGATTGAAAGCAAATTAATCATCATCTAACACAATGGCCCGTACCAAGCAGACTGCTCGTAAGTCTACTGGAGGAAAAGCTCCTCGCAAGCAGCTGGCTACCAAAGccgctcgcaagagcgccccagccaccggaggtGTCAAGAAGCCTCACCGTTATCGGCCAGGAACCGTTGCTCTGCGTGAAATCCGTCGCTACCAAAAGTCGACTGAGCTGCTGATCCGCAAGCTGCCATTCCAGCGTCTGGTTCGTGAGATCGcccaggacttcaagaccgatctgcgcttccagagctcggctgtcatggccctgcaggaagcgagcgaggcctatctggtcggtcttttcgaagataccaacctttgcgccatccacgccaagcgtgtcaccattatgcccaaggacatccagctggctcgccgtatccgtggagaacgcgcttaaattcggTCTGCATTATAGTTGCCATTCTcaacaaaacggcccttttcagggccactagAGCATTCCCTAAAGAGTTGTGTGAGCAATTTTCCCTTCAGTGTACCTAAAACTGTTTGTTCCCCTGGGGGAACGATTACTTCCTAAAGCCCCTTGACCTTCCTCCTACCACCGAACGATCATACTCTCAACACTGATGAGGGAGGTACGTCAACCAACCGACAACTCGAGTTGTCCCTTCATGCTTCGCTTTGCAcacacttttgaatgtgcatctcCAGCGCGGACTTCATTCTCTGGTACCGGCCGTATGTTTCCCTTCTTCTTATGCTCTTTTCCGGAtgcagaagcttcccagctcGCCTCCCCTTGTTGCTACAACTAGACAACTCGAACATCCAACATTGAAAGTTTGACCGTATGATTGAAACGTAATCTTTGGCTTGTTTACTTTGAAACACCACCCCTATGATAGTTATAATTGATAATTGTGGGGTTTGGAATTGATTGATTCCTTTAATATTAGGAGCTCCTGATATAGCCTTTCCTCGAATAAATAATAtaagtttttttaaattactacCTGCTTCATCAACTCTTCTATTGTCAAGCAGTAGATAGTAGAAAATGGGGCAGGAACTGGATGAACAGTTTTACCCTCCTCTCTCTTCAGGAACAGCTCACGCAGGGCTGGCtgtttcaatgttttatgtttCTGTTTCGGCAAATTGAACTCCAAAAATCGAAAGTTCGAGGTATCCCGAACAGAACATTTAAGAAGCCCAAACGTTTCCCCCCGCGGAATCTAGGAATTGATTCAGAAATGGTCATAATATGGCCGatatctcttcatcgatcctctctgtggctaaattagataaatctgcaATATTTCAACAACAACTCTCTAGCGGTGGACTGgatattgtcgtcctgaaaaggacggtttttTGGTTTGATGCACGCAGTGTAACTTATGCCTTCTTTTCGGTTTTCTTCGGCAGCAAGACAGCCTGAATGTTGGGCAGAACACCACCTTGGGCGATGGTAACACCGGACAGCAGCTTGTTCAATTCTTCGTCGTTGCGGATGGCCAACTGCAGATGACGGGGAATGATTCTGGTCTTCTTGTTGTCACGGGCAGCGTTTCCTGCCAATTCGAGCACTTCAGCGGCCAGAATATTCCATAACGGCAGCCAAGTAGACTGGAGCGCCGGCACCGACACGCTCGGCATAGTTGCCCTTCCGGAGCAGACGGTGAATACGACCGACTGGGAACTGCAATCCAGCGCGGTTGGAACGGGACTTTGCCTTTCCCTTAACTTTGCCTCCTTTGCCGCGGCCAGACATTTTGTGGTTGAGTTTGAGTGGACTTGAGAAACAAACGTTCacgaagcgttttttttttttcaacgttaaattcattttatttataattatttgatAGTTACAATGCTTCTACATTTCGAGTGTTTTTTACTTGGGGTACTTCATCTCTTCTTCTCTGGTCAATGGTTTAcattgtttttttcaaattgataatAATCCTAATTTTCCAACATGGCTCTTCAGAGCACTGGTATctttgaatttgttaattttaataTTCTACCTAACTACTTTTACTAAATTTAATATTCTAGGGGTTGGGGAATAAGTCCCTGATGGCCGGCTGGGCCAGATGCACGGCAGGAAGCTCTGAACCTATTGATGGACTCACCGAGCGATGCACTAAGTGGTTTGGACGTCAGCCAGACGGTGGACCTCAGATGTTTCGAGTTCTTGATGGAGTGTTCAAGATCATGCGAAGGAACTTGTTTTGTGTTCGCTGAAGCTTGAGATGGTGAGATTTTGCGCAACTCTCCCAGACCGGCATGCCGTACTCAATTACTGGACGGATGATTTGCTTGTAGACAGCAAGCTTATTCTTCAAGGACAGAGTTGATTTCCTGTTTATCAGAGGGTACAAACATCGCAGTAGGACGTTGCATTTTGTAACAGTTTTGTCAATCTGTTTGTCTGAAGATAAGCTTGCTGTCTAGTGTCAAGCCAAGATATTCTGCTTCGTCAGACCATTCCGCTACTGACCCATTGAGGATGATTTTAACAGTCCTCAGCCGGAACAAGTCTGGGGGATTTTGAATATGGGAATaggatgacctgggtcttcgcTGCGTTTACACAAATCTTCCAGCTGGTGAGGTAGTTGGTTAGAACATTCAGGCCTCGTTGGAGTTTGGATGTCAACGTTCGGGTAACCCTGCCACTATAGACGACTGACGTGTCGTCGGCGAACAGCGATAAGGTTCCGCCTTCTGGTAGTGGAGGGATATCGGAGGTGAAGAGGTTGAACAGCAGTGTCCAAGTATGCTTCCCTGTGGAACACCAGCAGGGATTTCTTGAGGTGAAGCGTTGACTCCATTAATTGAGACCTGGAATGTCCTGTTTGTCAGATAGTTCTGGATTATTTTCACCAAGAAGCTGGGAAGATTGTATTGGTGCAACTTGTACACCAGGCCATCAtgccagacgttgtcgaatgcttttcaaCATCGAGCAACGCCATAGCAGATGATTTGGATAAAGACTTGTTCCGTCTGAGGACGTTAGCTACTCGGGTCAGTTGGTGCACGGTGGGATCGTCCGCGTCGGAAACCAAACTGTTCCTCGGGTAAGATGTTATTTTCTTCGGCAGATGATAAAAGCCGACGTagattgatttttcaaagagtttTGATAACCCCGAGAGAAGGCTGATGGGGACGATAACTTTTTGGAGAGGAAGGATCTTTCCCAGGTTTCCGGATGGGTATAACTTTAGCTGACTTCCACATGGAGGGGAAGTAGCTAAGTCGGAGGCACTGATTGAAAATCAGTGCCAGATGTTGGTAAAACTGTGTACTCAAGTTCTTGAGTTCTAAGTTGAGGATGTTGTCGAAACCTGGGGCCTTCATGTTCTTGGCGGTTTTGATATAGGTCGACAATTCATCAGCTGTGATCTCCAATTCCTCCGAGAAGTCATTGGGGATCAGATGAAGGTTGTTAGCATGCTGAGCAACAGCAGCTTCATGCGGACTTACAAGATTAAGCCCAAGATTATGAGAGCTGATGAAGTGCCGACCTATCTCAGCTGCCTTCTCATCAGGAGTTATCAAACGATCTACATTGCTGTCGTTGCCGAGTGGAGTCAGCGGCGGAATGGGTCTTGGCTTGGTCTTTAGTATTTTGGTTAGTTTCCAGAACGGCTTAGCGCAGTCTGGGAGAGAACGGATCTTATTCGAAACTCGCTGTTTCTGGAGGTCCAACATTCTGGACTGGATGATTTTAGTCATTCGATTAACATCGGTTTTTAACGCAGGCAGACCAGTTCTCTGATACTGCCTGCGCGTAGTGTTTCGAAGCCTGATAAGATTTTAGTGAGCCCATCTATGGTTAGAGTATTGCTTACCTGCCGTGCTGTTGGAACACACCGTTCCCTTGCCGTGGGTGATTGCTTCCTCCATGGATCGCAGCTGCTGGTCGATGTCATCTGCAGACTCGGGACGCACCAGGTAGTTTACGCTGTCGTCAACGCACTGGCTTGAATCGATCCCAGTCCGACTCGGTGGTAATTGCGTCGGGTGAGTTGGTGCCGGTGGGCCGAGGAGTCAACTTCCGCCACACCGGAAGTGGTCCGAGCTGAGTTCCCTGGAGCGTAACCGGCTGGGTGATGTTGGTCATATTGGAGATGTACAGGTCCAACGTCGCGTGAGCCCCCGGACCGGGTCAACCGGGTGGGGACTGTCCGGACTCAGGATGCTGTAGTGGCCTTCTTCCAGATCGTTGCCCCAGATGGTGCCGTTTCGAT from Aedes aegypti strain LVP_AGWG unplaced genomic scaffold, AaegL5.0 Primary Assembly AGWG_AaegL5_hic_scaff_1753_PBJ_arrow, whole genome shotgun sequence encodes:
- the LOC110680713 gene encoding histone H3; the protein is MARTKQTARKSTGGKAPRKQLATKAARKSAPATGGVKKPHRYRPGTVALREIRRYQKSTELLIRKLPFQRLVREIAQDFKTDLRFQSSAVMALQEASEAYLVGLFEDTNLCAIHAKRVTIMPKDIQLARRIRGERA
- the LOC110680719 gene encoding LOW QUALITY PROTEIN: histone H2A-like (The sequence of the model RefSeq protein was modified relative to this genomic sequence to represent the inferred CDS: deleted 1 base in 1 codon), whose amino-acid sequence is MSGRGKGGKVKGKAKSRSNRAGLQFPVGRIHRLLRKGNYAERVGAGAPVYLAAVMEYLAAEVLELAGNAARDNKKTRIIPRHLQLAIRNDEELNKLLSGVTIAQGGVLPNIQAVLLPKKTEKKA